A single Crateriforma conspicua DNA region contains:
- a CDS encoding class I SAM-dependent methyltransferase yields MATHPNAVSQSNSTPAMPGEKLDASKMPGHWLLARLGKRVLRPGGIELTRRMLDSLMISSSDTVVELAPGLGTTARITLAKRPAAYIAVERDPDAAAQVQALVSDPRDRCVQGNAAQTGLPSESADVVYGEAMLTMQVESQKQAIAEEAWRILRPGGRYAIHELGLMPDDSDESLKDAIMKNVSEAIHVGARPLTVSDWRQTLEAAGLHVDSSTCVTAPMHLLKPRRVLADEGFFGTARIAFNVLRTPAARKRVHAMRRVFRRYEDHLCAVTMVGQKS; encoded by the coding sequence ACGCATCCAAGATGCCTGGGCATTGGCTGCTGGCGCGCCTGGGCAAGCGAGTCCTGCGCCCCGGCGGTATCGAACTGACCCGGCGGATGCTTGATTCATTGATGATTTCATCCTCCGACACGGTCGTCGAACTCGCACCGGGATTGGGCACGACGGCTCGCATTACCCTGGCGAAGCGACCGGCGGCGTACATCGCCGTCGAACGTGATCCCGACGCGGCGGCCCAGGTGCAAGCATTGGTGTCCGATCCGCGTGATCGCTGCGTCCAAGGCAACGCAGCACAAACGGGCTTGCCGAGCGAGTCGGCCGACGTGGTCTACGGCGAAGCGATGTTGACGATGCAAGTCGAAAGTCAGAAACAAGCCATCGCCGAAGAGGCCTGGCGAATTTTGCGTCCCGGCGGCCGCTACGCCATTCACGAACTCGGCTTGATGCCCGACGACAGCGATGAATCCCTCAAGGACGCGATCATGAAGAATGTCTCCGAAGCGATCCACGTCGGTGCCCGTCCGCTAACCGTTTCGGATTGGCGTCAAACGCTCGAAGCGGCCGGGTTGCATGTCGATTCATCGACCTGTGTGACCGCTCCGATGCACTTATTGAAACCACGACGTGTCCTGGCCGATGAAGGTTTCTTCGGCACCGCTCGGATCGCTTTCAACGTATTGCGAACACCCGCCGCACGAAAACGCGTTCACGCGATGCGTCGCGTTTTCCGTCGTTATGAAGATCACCTTTGCGCCGTCACGATGGTCGGCCAGAAATCCTAA
- a CDS encoding GYD domain-containing protein — protein MIRYLTLIQFTDQGARNVDKSVQRASDFSKSVSDAGGKLVSQVWTVGQYDGCVVFETPDEATGSALLIKLAKDGNVRTQTMRCYDNQEFENVLKAVS, from the coding sequence ATGATTCGTTACCTCACCCTCATCCAATTCACAGACCAAGGCGCTCGAAACGTTGACAAATCGGTGCAACGAGCATCAGACTTTAGCAAGTCCGTCAGTGACGCTGGCGGCAAACTGGTCTCGCAAGTTTGGACCGTTGGCCAGTACGACGGCTGTGTGGTGTTTGAAACGCCCGATGAAGCGACCGGCTCTGCTTTGCTGATCAAACTGGCCAAAGACGGCAACGTGCGTACCCAGACGATGCGTTGCTACGACAACCAAGAATTTGAGAACGTATTGAAGGCGGTATCATGA
- a CDS encoding cupin domain-containing protein produces the protein MSDQAKTFLDLTTEVEIQTGGTISKTLHQDDGLKVVLFGFDAGQELSEHTAAVPAILQFLDGDATVTLGDETIQASAGTFVHMAANLSHSITANKATKMLLLLLKGAKSNA, from the coding sequence ATGAGCGACCAAGCCAAAACCTTCCTCGACCTTACCACCGAAGTCGAAATCCAAACTGGCGGAACGATTAGCAAGACTCTGCACCAGGACGACGGACTGAAAGTGGTTCTGTTCGGCTTCGATGCCGGGCAAGAACTGTCCGAACACACCGCCGCGGTTCCCGCGATCCTGCAGTTTCTCGATGGCGACGCCACGGTGACCTTGGGTGACGAGACGATCCAGGCATCAGCGGGCACGTTCGTTCACATGGCTGCGAACCTGTCGCACAGCATCACGGCGAACAAGGCGACGAAGATGTTGCTTCTGTTGCTCAAGGGAGCGAAGTCGAATGCGTAG
- a CDS encoding outer membrane protein assembly factor BamB family protein has protein sequence MADLPTRWSSDEGIAWQADIHGYGQSSPVVWGDHVYVTSSEGPWQQDCQVHAFDLQSGTRLWTTHMEATTKVENYFRNSRAAPTCCVDESGVYSFFASGDVTSMTHHGEIRWSTPIIKTYGEVDNERGVASSLSQTDTHLFVLVDHHGPSYLLAVDKRSGDVDWKTDRGDRVPSWSSPVIAKIGKRNIVVTSSADTVDAYDAATGESLWQLDGLQGNHIPSASVAGNRILVGSTTMYGGATDEDAVAGSNCCIELTEEDGKLGYKVRWGAERANSYYSTPLAFAGYVYYVNKVGVLYCVDQETGEQVFAKRIGNPCWASAVGVTRPDGEQLVYLVLKNGFTIVLRPSDEYDQIARNQLYDAGAMMDAREAAENQRKANTVPADEAKPKSGPEKIFANMPESQLHQMFSYGDPMVYGVAVAGDRLLIRTGQTLFCVGGKAD, from the coding sequence ATGGCTGACTTGCCGACGCGATGGTCGTCCGACGAAGGCATCGCCTGGCAGGCCGACATTCACGGCTACGGTCAATCGTCGCCGGTCGTTTGGGGCGATCACGTTTACGTGACCAGCAGCGAGGGACCGTGGCAACAAGACTGCCAAGTTCACGCATTCGATTTGCAGTCGGGAACAAGGCTCTGGACCACGCACATGGAAGCGACAACGAAAGTTGAAAACTACTTTCGCAACAGCCGTGCGGCGCCGACGTGCTGCGTCGATGAATCGGGCGTCTATTCGTTCTTCGCCAGCGGTGATGTGACGTCAATGACGCATCACGGTGAAATACGCTGGAGCACACCGATCATCAAGACGTACGGCGAAGTCGATAACGAACGCGGCGTTGCCAGTTCGCTTTCGCAAACCGATACGCACTTGTTCGTTCTGGTCGACCATCATGGGCCGTCTTATCTGTTGGCGGTTGATAAACGCAGCGGTGACGTGGATTGGAAAACCGATCGCGGCGACCGTGTTCCGTCGTGGTCCTCGCCGGTGATCGCGAAAATTGGAAAGCGAAACATCGTTGTCACCAGTTCGGCCGACACAGTGGATGCCTACGACGCAGCGACTGGCGAATCACTGTGGCAACTCGACGGTTTGCAAGGCAACCACATTCCCTCCGCATCCGTCGCCGGCAACCGGATACTTGTCGGATCCACCACCATGTACGGCGGCGCGACCGACGAGGACGCCGTCGCGGGATCGAATTGCTGCATCGAACTGACCGAAGAAGACGGCAAACTCGGCTACAAAGTCCGCTGGGGAGCCGAACGAGCGAACTCGTACTATTCGACGCCGCTGGCCTTCGCCGGATACGTTTACTATGTCAACAAAGTCGGAGTGCTTTACTGCGTTGACCAGGAAACCGGCGAGCAGGTCTTCGCGAAACGAATTGGCAACCCTTGTTGGGCCTCGGCCGTTGGCGTCACTCGGCCTGATGGCGAACAACTTGTCTACTTGGTCTTGAAGAACGGTTTCACGATCGTTCTGCGACCAAGCGACGAGTACGACCAAATCGCTCGTAATCAGCTCTACGATGCCGGCGCGATGATGGACGCACGCGAGGCGGCCGAAAATCAACGCAAAGCCAACACTGTCCCCGCCGATGAAGCCAAGCCAAAGTCGGGGCCAGAAAAGATCTTTGCCAATATGCCCGAGAGCCAACTGCACCAGATGTTTTCGTACGGCGACCCAATGGTCTACGGCGTCGCAGTCGCAGGCGATCGTCTCCTGATCCGCACCGGGCAGACGCTGTTTTGCGTCGGCGGCAAGGCGGATTGA
- a CDS encoding YbaN family protein, translating into MAQEATIPTVSGWRRGLYWFAAVFFFVLAMIGVVLPGIPTTPFLLLMCYFLIRVSPAMHAKAMAWPVVGGPLRDWRDQGGVRSGVKVLAIAMVTLLVGSTLLFSPLNIAIKTVILLAAFYGIWFVWRLPTARSSRDAMRSEQNPGSSSW; encoded by the coding sequence ATGGCACAAGAAGCGACCATTCCAACGGTGTCTGGATGGCGGCGCGGCTTGTACTGGTTCGCCGCGGTGTTCTTCTTTGTGTTGGCCATGATCGGAGTCGTCCTGCCCGGCATTCCCACGACACCGTTTCTGCTCCTAATGTGTTATTTCCTAATCCGCGTGTCGCCGGCGATGCACGCCAAGGCGATGGCATGGCCGGTCGTTGGTGGACCGCTTCGGGACTGGCGAGATCAGGGCGGTGTCCGGTCCGGCGTTAAAGTGCTCGCGATCGCGATGGTCACGTTACTGGTCGGATCGACCCTGTTGTTCAGCCCGCTGAACATCGCGATCAAGACCGTCATTCTGCTGGCCGCGTTCTACGGCATTTGGTTTGTTTGGCGATTGCCAACTGCACGATCATCACGCGATGCAATGCGATCAGAGCAAAATCCTGGTTCATCAAGTTGGTAA
- a CDS encoding RrF2 family transcriptional regulator encodes MISKTAEYALRAIACMGSQPDQPVSANALAELTKVPRRYLTRVLQDLCAAGMVQSRPGPGGGYALAKPIGKLTILDVINTVAPIERIKKCPLGLKTHTKLCPLHAELDRAYAATEKAFKGVTIKDLVNSASPIVPLCETAS; translated from the coding sequence GTGATTTCCAAGACCGCCGAATACGCCTTGCGAGCCATCGCCTGCATGGGTAGCCAGCCGGATCAGCCGGTTTCGGCCAACGCGTTGGCCGAATTGACCAAGGTGCCGCGTCGTTACTTAACACGGGTGCTGCAGGATTTGTGCGCCGCCGGCATGGTCCAGTCGCGCCCCGGTCCGGGCGGCGGCTACGCACTGGCCAAACCAATCGGCAAGCTGACGATTCTTGATGTCATCAACACGGTTGCACCAATCGAACGAATCAAAAAGTGTCCCCTGGGCTTGAAAACACACACGAAACTTTGCCCGCTGCACGCTGAACTCGATCGAGCCTACGCGGCAACCGAAAAGGCATTCAAGGGTGTTACGATTAAGGATCTGGTCAACTCCGCCAGCCCGATCGTTCCTTTGTGCGAGACCGCGTCATGA
- a CDS encoding DUF3565 domain-containing protein, which produces MTEFDESTEQDATKPQPILGFHTDDEGHWVSQLACGHNQHVRHDPPLVTRNWVLTQQGRDTMIGYHLGCKKCIDGAPADDRPETNA; this is translated from the coding sequence ATGACTGAATTCGACGAATCAACTGAACAAGACGCGACCAAACCGCAGCCGATTCTTGGGTTCCATACCGACGATGAAGGCCACTGGGTTTCGCAACTTGCTTGTGGTCACAACCAGCACGTCCGCCATGATCCACCGTTGGTCACTCGGAACTGGGTGCTGACTCAACAAGGACGCGACACGATGATCGGCTATCATCTCGGTTGCAAGAAGTGTATTGACGGTGCTCCCGCAGATGACCGGCCGGAGACCAACGCATGA
- a CDS encoding c-type heme family protein, translating to MIRRCILIATVLTVITLVTIANDQEAQSNTENVAQATSIVEARSRAKMLHELVCGTLQIMHRDFFDEDNAHAIPSASLEDVFHEMGDSYDVKMKWLIINTDVVNVDHEPETPFEKDAVKLLAAGKPFAEHTTSNRYHFAGPIRLGSQCLKCHVKRRTSNEDRTAGLVITMPLRSELPTAASTAD from the coding sequence ATGATCCGTCGATGCATACTTATTGCCACCGTGCTGACAGTCATCACTCTGGTCACAATCGCTAACGATCAAGAAGCCCAATCGAACACCGAGAATGTCGCGCAGGCGACATCCATTGTAGAAGCTCGCTCGCGTGCAAAGATGCTTCACGAACTGGTTTGCGGAACTCTTCAAATCATGCACCGAGACTTCTTCGACGAAGACAACGCTCACGCCATTCCATCGGCGTCGCTCGAAGATGTGTTCCACGAGATGGGCGACAGCTATGATGTGAAAATGAAATGGTTGATCATTAATACCGACGTCGTCAATGTCGATCACGAACCCGAAACGCCGTTCGAGAAAGACGCTGTGAAATTGCTCGCCGCCGGCAAACCGTTCGCCGAGCATACTACCTCAAATCGTTATCACTTCGCCGGACCGATCCGTCTCGGGTCACAGTGTTTGAAATGTCACGTGAAGCGACGCACCAGCAACGAAGATCGCACAGCCGGCCTGGTCATCACGATGCCGCTAAGGAGCGAATTGCCGACGGCAGCATCAACCGCCGATTGA
- the moaA gene encoding GTP 3',8-cyclase MoaA yields the protein MLVDRFGRKHTSLRVSVTDRCNLRCTYCMPADTPDYCERDSILTFEEITRVVRIAAGLGVDDVRLTGGEPLVRSQLYKLVRAIGNVAGVKKVSLTTNAILLADQLSQLHAAGLRSVNISLDALDEASFFEVTRRPGMQRVLDAIDACRAMDVKVKVNAIAMKHFTERQIAAFGEFTRATDIPVRFIEFMPLDADGNWDDSRVLAGKRILDLFAQRVGVLSPKGEPSVSPAIDYTFEDGVGTIGIIASVTQPFCSTCNRFRLTADGQLRNCLFGGDSGDLRALLRDGSSDEAIADKIVSAVMAKKRGHGTDDLSFDRPSRPMYSIGG from the coding sequence GTGTTGGTGGATCGTTTCGGACGAAAGCATACGAGTTTACGGGTCAGTGTGACCGATCGTTGCAACCTGCGCTGCACGTACTGCATGCCGGCTGACACGCCGGACTATTGCGAGCGTGACTCGATCCTGACGTTTGAGGAAATTACGCGAGTGGTGCGTATCGCGGCGGGGTTGGGCGTCGATGACGTTCGTTTGACCGGCGGCGAACCTTTGGTGCGTTCGCAGTTGTACAAATTGGTGAGGGCAATCGGCAACGTTGCCGGTGTGAAGAAGGTCTCGTTGACTACCAACGCGATCCTGTTGGCCGATCAGTTGTCGCAGCTTCATGCCGCTGGACTTCGCAGCGTGAACATCAGCTTGGATGCGCTAGACGAAGCATCATTTTTTGAAGTGACGCGGCGACCGGGGATGCAGCGGGTGCTCGACGCGATTGACGCTTGCCGAGCGATGGACGTAAAGGTGAAGGTCAACGCGATTGCGATGAAGCATTTCACCGAACGTCAGATCGCGGCTTTTGGCGAGTTCACTCGGGCGACGGACATTCCGGTTCGGTTTATCGAGTTCATGCCGCTCGACGCCGATGGGAACTGGGACGATTCGCGAGTGCTGGCCGGGAAACGGATCTTGGATCTGTTCGCCCAGCGAGTTGGAGTGCTCTCGCCAAAGGGGGAGCCAAGTGTTTCGCCAGCGATAGACTACACGTTTGAGGATGGCGTTGGCACCATCGGCATCATCGCTTCGGTAACGCAGCCGTTTTGCAGCACGTGCAATCGGTTTCGTTTGACCGCGGACGGGCAGCTACGCAACTGTTTGTTCGGCGGCGATTCCGGTGACTTGCGGGCGCTCTTGCGGGACGGCAGCAGCGATGAAGCAATCGCTGATAAAATCGTGTCGGCGGTGATGGCCAAGAAGCGAGGTCACGGAACGGATGATCTATCCTTCGATCGGCCGTCGCGTCCAATGTATTCAATCGGCGGTTGA
- a CDS encoding alginate export family protein yields MPRSSGRQLRLALAIIAPSLSMALYPPSAALADESLLADTVVQTATFQNQPAESVLPSSQYVEGSVTEAFADGATTTPASQEPVARSYSGSSMGSVLACSCCNSECRTKEDKVAATKAMKSAHSGLFFGNNFSYLRDPRYDGPNFCGESLKNMDTRFGTISVGGETRFRYHNERNFRGANGLTGNDDNFWLFRQRLYADWQMTNNVRVYGELLDANSSGETFQPLIIEENDLDIQNLFVDLKLFDSGDSSLVTRIGRQELLYGAQRTVSPLDWANTRRTFEGVRALYQRGDFSLDAFWTRPVNVVPKAEDRSDEKEDFFGAYATMNNVGSGSLEAYYLGYNSDNTSAIPILNRNFTFHTLGGRSLGKTDGGMLYDFEGAYQFGDNNTDASHSAGFVALGLGRKMASTPLQPTIWGWYDYASGEEDFDERSIGDGGYHHLFPLAHKYNGFMDLFGRRNLHDINTQIITPLCDRITMLVWYHYLLLAEDTVPYNLVMIPYNQAGNAAEDRELGHEIDILFNINLNPRNNILLGYSHFSGGDYFDSATIGPVDEDNDADFFYAQFQTRY; encoded by the coding sequence ATGCCTCGTTCATCAGGTCGCCAACTGCGACTCGCCCTCGCTATCATCGCTCCTTCGCTGTCCATGGCGTTGTATCCTCCATCGGCTGCGCTAGCCGATGAATCCTTGTTGGCAGATACCGTCGTTCAAACGGCGACGTTTCAAAACCAGCCCGCCGAGTCAGTGTTGCCTAGTTCGCAGTATGTCGAGGGCAGCGTGACCGAGGCGTTTGCCGATGGTGCAACGACGACTCCGGCATCGCAGGAGCCCGTCGCCCGAAGCTACAGCGGATCTTCGATGGGTTCGGTTCTGGCTTGTTCTTGCTGCAACTCCGAATGCCGCACCAAGGAAGACAAAGTGGCTGCCACCAAAGCGATGAAATCGGCGCACTCGGGTCTGTTCTTTGGTAACAACTTTTCCTACCTCCGCGATCCCCGCTACGACGGGCCGAACTTCTGTGGCGAATCGCTGAAGAACATGGACACGCGCTTTGGTACGATTAGCGTTGGCGGTGAAACGCGATTCCGCTATCACAATGAACGGAACTTTCGTGGAGCCAACGGGCTGACCGGCAACGACGACAATTTTTGGTTGTTCCGCCAACGGTTATACGCTGATTGGCAGATGACCAACAACGTTCGCGTTTATGGCGAACTTTTGGACGCCAATTCATCGGGCGAAACGTTCCAGCCGTTGATCATTGAAGAGAACGATCTTGATATCCAAAATCTATTTGTCGATCTGAAGCTGTTTGACAGTGGCGACAGTTCTTTGGTGACGCGCATCGGTCGCCAAGAATTGCTCTACGGTGCTCAGCGAACTGTGTCCCCGCTGGATTGGGCAAACACACGGCGAACATTTGAAGGTGTGCGTGCCTTGTACCAGAGGGGCGACTTTTCGCTCGATGCGTTTTGGACGCGGCCGGTCAACGTGGTGCCCAAGGCGGAAGATCGCAGCGACGAAAAGGAAGACTTCTTCGGTGCGTACGCAACGATGAACAACGTCGGCTCGGGATCGCTGGAGGCGTACTATCTGGGTTACAACAGCGACAATACGTCAGCCATCCCGATTCTTAATCGCAACTTCACCTTCCACACGCTCGGCGGTCGATCGCTCGGAAAAACTGATGGTGGGATGTTGTACGACTTTGAAGGTGCGTATCAATTCGGCGATAACAACACGGATGCAAGCCACTCAGCAGGTTTTGTCGCTTTAGGACTTGGTCGCAAGATGGCCAGCACTCCGCTGCAGCCGACCATCTGGGGCTGGTACGACTACGCATCCGGCGAAGAAGACTTTGACGAACGTTCGATTGGCGATGGAGGATACCACCACCTGTTCCCACTGGCCCACAAGTACAACGGGTTCATGGATTTGTTTGGGCGGCGCAACTTGCATGATATCAATACGCAAATCATTACGCCGCTCTGTGATCGAATCACGATGTTGGTTTGGTATCACTACTTATTGCTTGCCGAAGACACAGTGCCGTACAACCTAGTGATGATTCCTTACAACCAAGCTGGCAATGCGGCGGAGGATCGCGAACTGGGGCACGAGATTGACATTCTGTTCAACATCAACCTGAATCCTCGAAACAACATTTTACTCGGCTACTCGCACTTCAGCGGCGGTGACTACTTCGATTCGGCGACGATCGGTCCGGTTGACGAAGATAACGACGCGGACTTCTTTTACGCTCAATTCCAGACCCGTTATTGA
- a CDS encoding radical SAM protein, producing the protein MIELPALEYHVAHGCNLSCQQCSHYSNFHVAGKLPTIEDADSEYAKWSHRLKPRRFALLGGEPLLNPNALQHIQLARQHWADSQLMLVTNGLVLHRFPELPSVLIETDCRLEVSQHGTHEEYLTRFREVKRLVWRWREEYPGIRIKIRQSHLGWMRQYNVENGRPVPFQSNPKAAYRACMQKTCTQLFRSMLFKCPALAFFSQLEARLKLHDLPQWQLFRTYQACSPTATDDQVREFLQTKAIPQCGLCPSRGTKFVHPNPLQRSALQ; encoded by the coding sequence ATGATCGAACTGCCAGCATTGGAATACCACGTCGCCCACGGTTGCAATCTGTCCTGCCAGCAATGCAGTCACTACTCGAACTTTCATGTCGCCGGCAAACTACCCACGATCGAAGACGCGGACTCCGAATACGCCAAGTGGTCGCATCGCTTGAAGCCGCGCCGTTTCGCTTTGCTCGGTGGTGAGCCGCTGTTGAATCCGAATGCGTTGCAACACATCCAGCTTGCTCGGCAGCATTGGGCCGACAGTCAACTGATGCTCGTCACAAATGGGCTCGTTCTGCATCGGTTTCCCGAACTGCCGTCAGTCCTAATTGAAACCGATTGCCGGCTCGAAGTCAGCCAACATGGAACGCACGAGGAATACCTCACGCGCTTCCGCGAAGTGAAGCGACTCGTCTGGCGCTGGCGAGAAGAGTATCCCGGCATCCGAATCAAGATTCGCCAGTCGCATCTCGGTTGGATGCGGCAATACAACGTCGAGAACGGCAGGCCCGTACCATTCCAATCAAACCCCAAAGCTGCCTATCGCGCCTGCATGCAGAAGACGTGCACGCAGCTCTTCCGATCGATGCTGTTCAAGTGCCCGGCCCTTGCGTTCTTCAGCCAACTTGAGGCGCGACTCAAGTTGCACGATCTGCCGCAATGGCAACTCTTCCGCACCTACCAAGCCTGTTCACCAACCGCGACCGACGATCAAGTTCGCGAGTTCTTACAAACCAAAGCGATCCCGCAGTGCGGCCTGTGTCCATCGCGCGGCACCAAATTCGTTCATCCCAACCCGCTGCAACGGAGTGCTTTGCAATGA
- a CDS encoding glycosyltransferase produces MTDLVTFCIKTIHRPQCCAALVRSIHQHYGNDRPSIHVLDDGKPELRFSVNCPEEATLVDQLIETEYDIGLSAGRNRLLDVGDTPIVVFADDDHLVTERTRLPDLVRKLDQHHDLDLLAGLSNHQERPKMMRVQRKTMRIPHGHYKKRGSIRWCHYVGNCFIAYRDIVQAIRWDESLKVEEHWDFFWRCKIAGVNVACDVSHSFKHEHVDPPGYQRRRPEFQRAALQKHGLERVIWR; encoded by the coding sequence ATGACGGACTTGGTCACCTTCTGCATCAAGACAATCCATCGCCCGCAGTGTTGTGCCGCATTGGTGCGGAGCATCCATCAGCACTACGGCAATGATCGGCCAAGCATTCACGTTCTCGACGATGGCAAGCCGGAACTGCGGTTCTCGGTGAATTGTCCCGAGGAAGCCACGTTGGTCGATCAATTGATCGAGACCGAGTACGACATCGGATTGTCAGCCGGCCGAAATCGGTTATTGGATGTTGGTGATACGCCCATCGTCGTGTTCGCCGACGACGATCATCTGGTCACAGAACGAACCCGACTTCCCGATTTGGTCCGCAAACTCGATCAGCATCACGATCTCGACTTGCTTGCCGGGCTTTCAAATCATCAAGAGAGACCCAAGATGATGCGGGTCCAACGCAAGACGATGCGGATTCCGCATGGCCATTACAAGAAACGCGGTTCGATTCGCTGGTGTCACTACGTTGGCAACTGCTTTATCGCTTACCGCGACATTGTTCAAGCGATCCGCTGGGACGAGTCGCTCAAGGTCGAAGAGCACTGGGACTTCTTCTGGCGGTGCAAGATCGCTGGCGTCAACGTGGCCTGCGACGTTTCGCATTCGTTCAAGCACGAGCATGTCGACCCGCCGGGCTATCAGCGTCGTCGTCCCGAGTTTCAACGAGCGGCACTACAAAAACATGGATTGGAGCGAGTGATTTGGCGATGA
- a CDS encoding DUF1801 domain-containing protein: protein MKLLSGGNPQIAKADGDQPVQAYIAAMPEWKHDVGRWIDQLVVASIPSVRKAVRWNTPFYGVEGHGWFLCFHCFNKYVKVSFLNGDQLEPAPPVKSKQETVRSLHVGENDERDDQQLIKWIRQAAALPGDNVF, encoded by the coding sequence GTGAAACTGCTATCCGGAGGCAATCCGCAAATTGCGAAAGCCGATGGCGACCAACCGGTGCAGGCCTACATCGCCGCGATGCCTGAGTGGAAGCACGATGTCGGTCGATGGATTGACCAACTTGTTGTCGCGTCCATTCCAAGTGTTCGAAAAGCGGTCCGCTGGAACACGCCGTTCTATGGAGTCGAAGGGCATGGATGGTTTCTGTGCTTTCACTGCTTCAACAAGTACGTCAAAGTTTCGTTCTTGAACGGTGATCAGCTTGAGCCTGCACCCCCAGTGAAATCCAAGCAAGAGACCGTCCGTTCGCTACACGTCGGCGAGAATGACGAGCGAGACGATCAGCAATTGATCAAATGGATTCGTCAGGCTGCAGCTTTGCCGGGCGACAATGTCTTCTAA
- a CDS encoding glycosyltransferase family 2 protein → MSISLSDITFCIKTIHRPWSCHRLVESLRKHFNDPKITIVDDGKPERRFVAKYPNTAANCKVIHTESHDVGVGAGRNLAVDSVTTDFLFLLDDDHVVTENLNFDRVQKRFVELDIDILGVRQGSGGRPTMLSKLMDGKRIWMHRGETHRRGYVAWCDMSSNAFLARTETIRTLRWDEAIKTFEHWEFFYRARLAELKVAVAGDCFIKHAHVESADYRVLRKRAKFRAMGLRKHGFHSMRLSGGQVVRA, encoded by the coding sequence GTGAGCATCTCACTTTCGGACATCACGTTCTGCATCAAGACGATCCACCGCCCGTGGTCCTGCCATCGCTTGGTCGAATCGCTGCGAAAACACTTTAACGATCCCAAGATCACTATTGTTGACGATGGCAAGCCTGAGCGTCGATTCGTCGCCAAGTATCCGAACACCGCCGCCAACTGCAAAGTGATCCACACCGAATCCCACGACGTTGGAGTTGGTGCAGGGCGAAACCTCGCCGTCGATTCGGTGACCACCGATTTCCTGTTCCTGCTCGATGACGATCACGTCGTCACCGAAAACCTGAATTTCGATCGAGTTCAAAAACGCTTTGTCGAACTCGACATCGACATCCTGGGAGTCAGACAAGGTTCCGGCGGTCGGCCGACGATGCTATCTAAGCTGATGGACGGCAAGCGGATCTGGATGCACCGCGGCGAGACTCATCGCCGTGGCTACGTCGCTTGGTGCGATATGTCGTCCAACGCGTTTCTCGCTCGCACTGAGACGATTCGCACTCTGCGATGGGATGAGGCCATTAAGACGTTCGAGCACTGGGAGTTCTTCTACCGCGCCAGACTCGCCGAGTTGAAAGTCGCAGTCGCCGGTGATTGCTTCATCAAACACGCCCACGTCGAGTCCGCTGATTATCGAGTCCTTCGCAAGCGAGCCAAGTTCCGCGCGATGGGACTTCGCAAACACGGTTTCCATTCCATGCGACTCTCCGGAGGCCAAGTCGTCCGTGCGTAA